A genome region from Patescibacteria group bacterium includes the following:
- a CDS encoding HD domain-containing protein — MINNRISRAVIQKIEKEAKAYFRGASGCHDWSHVERVLKLALHLGRREKADLGILEVAALLHDIGRREEMKAKGAFCHAEAGSALAQKILGKYKFNKDTVRNIIHCIRTHRFRDRRNVPKTIEAKALFDADKLDSIGAVGLGRAFLFAGGPGSGNLYTGNERHLAKTGRDYSFTKEDSAFLEYEIKLKKIKDVMLTASGRRIALGRHRFMVNFWQQFWQEVEGRK; from the coding sequence ATGATAAACAATAGAATTTCCCGAGCCGTCATTCAAAAAATAGAAAAAGAAGCTAAAGCATATTTTCGCGGCGCGAGCGGCTGCCACGACTGGAGTCATGTGGAAAGGGTCTTAAAGCTTGCGCTTCATTTGGGTCGCAGAGAAAAAGCGGATTTAGGCATTTTAGAGGTCGCGGCTTTATTGCATGATATCGGACGGCGCGAAGAAATGAAGGCGAAAGGCGCTTTCTGCCATGCTGAAGCTGGGTCTGCCTTGGCGCAAAAAATTCTAGGGAAGTATAAATTTAATAAAGACACGGTGAGGAATATTATTCATTGCATCAGGACTCACCGTTTTCGCGACCGCCGGAATGTTCCGAAAACCATTGAAGCTAAAGCGCTGTTTGACGCAGATAAACTGGATTCGATCGGCGCGGTGGGTTTGGGACGCGCCTTTCTCTTCGCGGGTGGTCCGGGTTCGGGCAATCTTTATACGGGCAATGAGAGACATTTAGCGAAAACAGGACGCGACTACTCTTTTACCAAAGAGGACTCTGCTTTTCTGGAATACGAAATTAAACTGAAAAAAATTAAAGATGTAATGCTTACTGCAAGCGGCAGGAGGATTGCCCTTGGCCGGCATCGTTTTATGGTTAATTTTTGGCAGCAGTTTTGGCAGGAGGTAGAGGGGAGAAAATAA
- a CDS encoding NUDIX hydrolase has translation MHKWKCQKSELILDTKYFKVRRDTVKLPNQEIVEWIYWDSKDSAMVLGMTFDKKLVMIQQYRYLADREVLEFPSGGLHNNENIEECARREFEEESGYRCGQLIKLGSFYETYGQLNRKIHFFFAPQVQKTKQNLDQGEKGFEDIKVELVEFKDAVRMASDNTIVAMGSALAILLLKEKIENKEIKI, from the coding sequence ATGCACAAATGGAAATGTCAAAAATCAGAACTCATTTTGGATACGAAATATTTTAAAGTGCGCAGGGATACTGTCAAATTACCGAATCAAGAAATAGTAGAATGGATTTATTGGGACAGCAAAGATTCGGCAATGGTTTTAGGTATGACTTTTGATAAAAAGCTGGTAATGATTCAGCAGTACCGTTATTTAGCGGACAGAGAGGTATTGGAATTTCCCTCCGGCGGCTTGCATAACAATGAGAATATTGAGGAATGCGCGCGGCGGGAATTTGAAGAAGAAAGCGGGTATAGGTGCGGTCAACTAATTAAACTTGGTTCATTTTATGAAACCTATGGCCAGCTCAATCGCAAAATCCATTTCTTTTTCGCGCCGCAAGTGCAAAAAACCAAACAGAATCTGGATCAAGGCGAAAAAGGTTTTGAAGATATCAAGGTAGAGCTCGTGGAGTTTAAGGACGCGGTGCGGATGGCATCCGACAATACTATTGTCGCTATGGGCTCGGCTTTGGCAATTTTGTTGCTAAAGGAGAAGATAGAAAATAAGGAGATTAAAATTTGA
- a CDS encoding metal-dependent hydrolase, giving the protein MASFKTHISFGIILGIVAMVAVLFYTSLASGFLFSVLFFLAIVLGSFLPDFDSDESMPFQIVFGLAALVSAAIILIYFYKQDPHNFKFLIGAPLAVFIFVRFILGAIFKKFTHHRGIFHSLPMMGAAALSALLIFSQFNFSPREKILLAGGVGLGFLGHLILDELKSATRFRGIFLIPSHSLGSALKLVSRSRIATVFLYLILAVLIGSNWPILKQF; this is encoded by the coding sequence ATGGCGAGTTTTAAAACCCATATTTCCTTTGGGATCATTTTAGGTATTGTAGCGATGGTTGCGGTTTTGTTTTACACCTCGCTTGCTAGCGGTTTTTTGTTTTCCGTTTTATTTTTTTTAGCCATTGTTTTAGGTTCCTTTCTGCCTGATTTTGACAGTGATGAAAGTATGCCCTTTCAAATTGTTTTCGGATTAGCGGCTTTGGTTTCCGCAGCGATCATTTTGATTTATTTTTATAAGCAAGATCCGCATAACTTTAAATTTTTAATCGGCGCGCCCCTTGCCGTTTTTATTTTTGTCCGATTTATTTTGGGCGCGATTTTTAAAAAGTTTACCCACCACCGCGGTATTTTTCATTCATTGCCGATGATGGGTGCGGCGGCGCTCTCTGCGCTTTTAATCTTCAGCCAATTTAATTTTTCGCCCCGCGAAAAGATTCTGCTCGCAGGCGGGGTGGGCTTGGGATTTTTAGGGCATCTTATTTTGGATGAACTGAAATCAGCTACACGCTTCAGAGGGATTTTTTTGATTCCGAGCCATTCCTTGGGGAGCGCTTTGAAACTGGTATCGCGATCGCGGATTGCAACTGTTTTTCTTTATTTAATTTTAGCGGTTTTAATTGGTTCAAACTGGCCAATCCTGAAGCAATTTTGA
- a CDS encoding beta-propeller domain-containing protein, translating to MENNQNLEALLPENRKPSPKKKKRASKVVAIIIAVLLLGIMVILGIQRLTFKPTSILTPSLPSVTRKTEEVKKFEGAQDFKAYLEKGAMLSDSSYYPSGAGLGGNLLREGMPTSEAAAPTAAPTDLAKETPSSERASETNVQVAGIDEPDIVKTDGKEIYYSGTNRYYPLYSEGSESVPPYSEAKTRILRAFPPEDLAKKSEIDKTGNLLLDKDILIVFSEPNIIGYNVADPEKPEKKWELALEESTALVAARLYQDKIYLVTRNQINGNEPCPIKPLSVNGVALEFSCGDIYHPSEVIPVDVTFMAMTIDPDSGKVEDKISFVGSSGSSVVYMSSGALYVTYTYYSSVAGFLFDFYKNKASDLISEDALKKLEKIKDYDLSERARLTEIEVILANYAASLASDEALRIENETTNRMAAYQKEHQRELEKTGIVKIGLDKGLEVQAAGAVAGRPLNQFALDEYESNLRVATTVGGRSGFIGQAESANDVYILDKELEPKGQVHDLGVSERIYAVRFIEDKGYVVTFKETDPFYVLDLSNPEKPVMAGELKIPGYSGYLHPITKDKILGIGEENGKVKISFFDVSTAANPKELDKYLLDEYYSAVLETHHAFLLDKKHNVFFLPGEKGGYIFSYGDEKLKLVKAVSEFNVERAIYLDDYLYIISNSKITVLNETNWETVKELSF from the coding sequence ATGGAGAACAATCAAAATTTAGAGGCCTTACTTCCGGAAAACCGAAAGCCATCTCCGAAGAAAAAAAAGCGAGCTAGTAAAGTAGTAGCTATTATTATTGCCGTTCTTCTTTTGGGAATAATGGTTATCTTAGGTATTCAGAGACTGACTTTCAAACCGACTTCGATTCTTACCCCTTCTCTTCCCTCCGTCACTCGTAAGACCGAGGAGGTGAAAAAATTTGAGGGGGCGCAGGATTTCAAAGCTTATCTGGAAAAGGGGGCTATGCTTTCCGACAGCAGCTACTATCCTTCCGGCGCGGGTTTAGGGGGCAATCTTTTAAGGGAGGGAATGCCGACTTCAGAAGCAGCCGCGCCTACTGCCGCGCCTACTGATCTTGCCAAAGAGACTCCTTCTTCCGAAAGAGCTTCCGAAACCAATGTTCAGGTGGCGGGAATTGATGAGCCGGATATTGTCAAAACCGACGGCAAGGAGATTTATTATTCCGGAACGAACCGCTATTATCCTCTATATAGTGAAGGATCAGAGAGCGTTCCTCCCTACAGCGAGGCAAAAACACGGATTTTGAGGGCTTTTCCACCTGAAGATTTAGCCAAGAAATCCGAAATTGACAAGACAGGCAATTTACTTTTGGATAAAGATATTTTGATTGTCTTTTCGGAGCCGAATATCATAGGCTACAATGTCGCCGACCCGGAGAAGCCGGAAAAGAAATGGGAGCTTGCGCTGGAAGAGAGCACTGCTCTAGTAGCGGCGCGTTTATATCAAGACAAAATCTATTTAGTAACCCGCAATCAAATTAACGGAAATGAGCCTTGTCCGATTAAACCCTTGAGCGTGAACGGGGTCGCTTTAGAGTTTTCTTGCGGAGATATTTATCATCCTTCTGAAGTTATTCCCGTGGATGTGACTTTTATGGCGATGACTATTGATCCCGACTCGGGCAAGGTGGAGGATAAAATTTCCTTTGTGGGTTCTTCAGGCTCTTCGGTAGTTTATATGTCTTCCGGCGCGCTCTATGTGACCTATACTTATTACTCGAGCGTGGCGGGATTTTTATTTGACTTTTATAAAAACAAAGCCTCGGATTTAATTTCCGAAGACGCTTTAAAGAAGTTGGAGAAAATTAAGGATTATGACTTGAGCGAGCGGGCGCGCCTCACGGAAATTGAGGTTATTCTGGCTAATTATGCGGCGTCGCTCGCGTCTGATGAAGCTTTAAGAATAGAGAATGAAACCACAAACCGTATGGCGGCTTACCAAAAAGAACATCAAAGGGAATTGGAAAAAACAGGAATTGTGAAGATAGGACTAGATAAAGGTTTAGAAGTGCAGGCGGCGGGGGCAGTGGCGGGTCGTCCCTTAAATCAATTTGCCCTGGATGAATATGAAAGCAATTTGCGCGTTGCCACGACGGTGGGCGGGCGAAGCGGATTTATAGGACAAGCAGAGAGCGCCAATGATGTTTATATTCTAGATAAAGAATTAGAGCCGAAAGGTCAAGTCCATGATTTGGGGGTTAGCGAGCGGATTTACGCGGTGCGGTTTATTGAAGACAAGGGTTATGTGGTGACCTTTAAAGAGACTGACCCTTTTTATGTTTTAGACTTAAGTAATCCCGAAAAGCCAGTGATGGCTGGAGAGCTTAAAATCCCGGGTTATTCTGGTTATTTGCATCCCATTACCAAGGATAAAATTTTAGGCATTGGCGAAGAAAATGGCAAAGTCAAAATTTCTTTTTTTGATGTTTCTACTGCCGCCAATCCCAAAGAATTGGACAAGTACCTTTTAGATGAATATTACTCCGCTGTTCTGGAAACGCATCATGCCTTCCTTCTGGATAAAAAGCATAATGTCTTTTTTCTGCCCGGGGAAAAGGGGGGATATATTTTTTCTTACGGGGATGAAAAGTTGAAACTGGTGAAAGCGGTTTCGGAATTTAATGTGGAACGCGCGATCTATCTTGATGACTATCTGTATATTATCAGCAACAGCAAGATCACCGTGCTCAATGAGACGAATTGGGAAACGGTCAAAGAATTGTCATTTTAA
- a CDS encoding DUF5663 domain-containing protein, which produces MTKKKKDSSNSLEDFIINLLKDKGLAGEDKMVFEQLKSDLMGDLEERINAAILAAMPEERLASFEKILDTGSAAEIQKFCMENVPNLSEITALEMLNFRKTYLTAI; this is translated from the coding sequence ATGACCAAAAAGAAAAAAGATTCCAGTAATTCCTTGGAAGATTTTATTATTAATTTATTAAAAGACAAGGGTTTAGCGGGCGAAGACAAGATGGTTTTTGAGCAATTAAAAAGCGATTTGATGGGTGATTTAGAAGAAAGGATTAATGCAGCAATCTTGGCGGCGATGCCCGAAGAAAGGCTTGCTAGTTTTGAGAAGATATTAGACACGGGCAGCGCGGCTGAAATCCAGAAATTTTGTATGGAAAATGTGCCTAATTTATCTGAAATTACGGCTTTGGAAATGCTTAATTTTCGCAAGACCTATTTGACCGCCATTTAA